In the genome of Cervus elaphus chromosome 5, mCerEla1.1, whole genome shotgun sequence, the window CATCGGGCTCTTCTGGCCCCAGTGGCCGCCTGACCCAGACTCAGGCCCAGTGCGTGTCGAGTCAGTGAGCAGGCAGCCTCACAGCTGTGACCCCCTTCTCGggtctgcaaaatggggacacCAGCGCTGTGACGTGAACTCCATGAGGCGAGAAGGACCACGCGGGGCTCCATCTGCTCTGGCACCGCCCTCGACCCAGGCCCCAGGAGACCCACCCACAGGGCGTCCACGCATCCCGAGGGACCCCACTTGCACACAAGACCATCTCTCCTGGGCAAACATAAAACACTCCTGCAGGCTTGCAGGACCTTCTCAGGTCCCCCCCGGGATGGCAAAGGATCGCTGACTTAGGCCTCCCCAAGATTGTAGCCTGGGAGAGATTCTTCCAACCCCTCACTACCTCCCCGCAAAGAAAAGGATGAAGAGAGCTGAGGCACGGGCAGAGCCAAGGCGGACCACGCTGCTGACGGCTCCTGGGAGAGTGACCCCAGGGGCCCGGAGTGGTGTGCTCGTGTGTGTGGGAAGGTTCCGGGGCCCGGTTCACAGGATACATGCCGCTTTATTAACACAGCCACCTCTGCTCCGAGCGCCCACACGAGGATGATGCCAGTGGTGTGATGGCCCAGGCCCAGAGGTCATGGCTGCCCCCCACAGCCAGAGCGCTTGCAGAAGCTTGCCCGCCACCCCACGCCATGAGGACCTGGGCCCAGAGGTGACAGCGTCCAGGCCCAGAAACGCGGGCTCTGGGGCCCGGGTTTCCTTCCTGTGCACCGAGGACGTGAACACTCAGCTGTCGGCCAGGGTCACGGTGGCGAGGGCTCCAGAAAGGTTTCCTGAGTGGCTTTGCTGGTGGACCCCTCTCCGGGCCTCTTGCAGTCTAGCTCTTCTAGGGTGCAGAGCTGCACGCCGTCCCGGGCAAGCTGAGCCCGCAGCACAGGTGCCGTGAGGACACGCAGCTCGTGCAGGCGATCCGAAGAGCAGGAGAAGGCGTCAGggccctccccacagcccccaaCCGGAGGCACACTCGGGTAGCCGGGGTGCACCATCAGCTCGGCCGTCACCGCCTGGCCAGCGGGCGTGCCGTCCAGGGCCCGAGTCAGCGCCTCCGTCACACGGTGAGCGGACAGGTGCCGGCCGCACGTGCTGAGACCCACGAAGACGTCAGTCCACCTGTGGGTGCCAGGGCATCAGCAGCAGGACCAAAGGGCCTCAGTGGGCAGGGCTAGGCCCGGACCCGCGGCAACGGGTGGGGGCAACGCCGGAGGAGGCCTGACCCCCGTGGAGGCGAAGAAATGGGGAGGGGGTCACAGCTGGGCAAGGCACAGTCAGCCAGACGCACAGGGGTGGAGGGGGTTGCGCCAGGGGGCTGGGGGCCTTACCGAAGGCCATGGTGAACGAAGGGACCGATGGCGGCGCTGGCGTCTTGCTCCAGGGCGCCGGCAAAGTCCCGCGCTGGGGCCTCCAGCCAGGCGCAGCCGTCCACCCCGCGCTCCAGCGGCAGCCTAGTGAAGCGCACTCCACAGGCCTGCAGGGCCTCGGCGAACACCCAGCACACGCCTGCGGGCAGGCCGGGCAGAGTCAGGGCGAGGCACGTGCCGCACACCCCCACCCCGGCGTGGGAGCCCCGTCCCGCGCACCTGGGAGCACGTGCACGTGCTGGTGGCCGTCGACGTGAGTAGGGTCCCTGCCCAGTAATTCCCGGAAGCGGCTCAGCTGGGCCTCCAGCTCTTCCCGCACCTGGAGAAAGAAGGTGAGAGTCACCTAGCACACGTCCAGGAGCAGCTCCCCAGGGGGACCCCGTCTCCGCGCTCTGCTGCGATCGTCCCTGTGTCTGAACCAGGGAGGCATCCCGCGCCCCAGTCTAGCCCGTAATGGTCCAGGGCACCCTTGCGGCGCAGCCCTGAGCGTCTTCCTGCAGCCGCACCTGCGCACCTGGGACAAGATCACTTCTCCGGCCGCCACCGCCCGCCGGAATCCCATCTTGCCGAGGAAGAAGCCCTCGGAGCCGATCAGCGAAGAGGCGCCATGGCGGGCCGGGCCCACGGGGCGGCCCTCGGACAGGTTGGCGTGGAGGCCCGTGGGGATCCGGTGCCTGCGGGCGGAGCGCGAGCGGGGAGCATCGGCGGCGCGGACCGCGGTCCCCGAGCCCGCCCCGGACCGTGCAGGAGGGCCGCCACTCACCTGCGGGCCAGTTCAGCCGCGCTCCCGGCGGCCGAGCCGTTGACCAGCAGGGACACGCTGGTCACAGCCCCGGCCAGGAAGGCTTCCACGATGCCCTCGTCGCGCCGCGGGCAATAGCCAAAGTCGTCTGCCGTGACCACCAGCCGCACGCGGGGCCGGGCCATGGTGCCTCCACCCGCAGGATGCTCAGGGTCCGAGCGCTTGGGCGGACGGTCCAGCCCCGCCCCAGACGTcgcccgaggccccgccccgaCGCACGCGCCCGCGCTCGGCCTTTGTTCTCGCCGCCTGCTGGCCCCCGGGGTCCCTGCAACCCGGGTGCCCCGCTCCACCCCGAGCACGGGACTTGCAGTGACTGCAAAAATGTTTCATATGAAAAACGGAAAAATCAAACCTGGGGGGGGAAAAAACCAACCCTCTTACCCTCCCCCAAGGTCACCACCGTTCACTTTCTGGGTAGTGTCCCCTGGCATCTTTTTTCTCTAATAAATACACCCAAGGTTTCTGCTCTTCTACCCCAaagttttttggtttgttgttttgaGGAGACAATGATCACATCAGTGGCATTCCATCCTCGTagtatccttttcttttttttgatacTATGAACTTTTTCATGTCTTTATTAGCTAACTGTATGTCTTTTACAAATTGCTTATTTgtcttttgttgattttttgaaACGAGGCTTTCTCTTGATTTGTAAAAGCTCTGAACAAAGAGAAAGCCTGTGTACCAATGATTTTATTTGAGAAAACATCCGTCCCAGCTTCCATCGCTTGAGCCCTGGGCCAGGCCACAACTTTACATTTTCATGACCTCCTTTTTTCCTCTGTGATCCAGAAAAGCTTCCCTTACCAATGACTTAACGGTCACCATGGTCGACAGCCAGCGTTTTCGTGTGGCGAGACTGGGAAGTGCAGTACCTGAGTCCAGCCTGTGAGGTGGGTGACATCATTCCTGCGTTACAGATGAGGGCACTGCGCCTCTGAGAGGGCTAGTGTGTTGGCCTGTGTGACTCTGCGGGCATCAGTGGAGCTGGGACTGCCCTCCAGAGCGCCGGCCTGCCTCTGGTCAGCTCTGGTCCTCTGTGCCCTGCTTGCCCTCAGGTCTGGGGCAGAAAGAGCAGAGCTGAGCTGGAGAATAAGTTAACACCCACCTCCATGGGGGTGCAGCAAGCACTGGAGGCCTTAAAGAGTCCTTCACCAGGTTCTCGGCATAAGGACGATTGTATTcagttttgttcagtcgctcagttgtgtcggatactctgtgaccccatgaactgctgcagcacgccaggcttccctgtcctttatcatctctctcagagtttgctcaaattcacgtccactgagtcagtgatgcttatctaaccacctcatcctctgctgcccctttcttttGCCCTCaactatcagggtctttttcagtgagtcagcttttcccatcaggtggccaaagagtttcagcttcagcatcagtcctttcagcgAATATTCaaacttgatttccttttaggatgaactggtttgatctccttgaagtccaagggactctcaggagtcttctccatcaccacaatttgaaagcatcaattcttcggtgctcagctttctttatggtccatttctcacatctgtacatgactactggaaaaaccaaagctttgactagacagacctttgtcaacaaagtgttCAATAGTGATGACTAAATTGTGGGACTTCAATCATCCTTATCCACTGGGAAGCTGGTCCTGGAAAGTCTAGAGGCCCTGAGGGTACTCGATTGGAAGGATGAAATTCACATTTGTTGAACACCTACTGATATTAGAAAGATCATATATTTGGGGTGAGAACCACAGTTCCTATCTCCAGGGAGTATGATCTGATAATCCATTAACCACATGGTGTGGCAAAGTGTGGGATGGGGTTTGGGGTCATTTGGTTGGGGGGAGGAGCCTTCTGGGAAGGCTTCTCCTAGGAGGTGACACCTGGATGAATTGCATTAGGAAGAGCCTTGGGGCAGACAGctagaagagagagaggaggtcaAAATTTACAGGTTTTATCAGAGTGCCAGAGTGTTGTAGGAAGATTAACTTCATCTCCAAACCCGTGTGGCAAGACACTCAGCTCCACTTACGGAAACGGAGCAGGCGACTAGAGGCGTTGAGCCGCTCCGGCGGGAAACCCCGAAGCTAGGAGTTGACGCTAGTCTGTGATTTAAGAGACGGATTCCTTCCAGTCCGCCAGGGACAGAAGCTGGGATGGCCACACTGGGCGAGTGGAGGACAGTCCGCGAGCAGGAGCCCAGGACAACTCAGGGACCAGAAAGGAGCCGAGGAAGGTGATTGTGTCACCGTGGCGGGGGGAGGCGGAGGCTTCGTCTCTTAGGCCACCCCCCTCCAGGCGGGACCAAGTCCATAAGCAACCAGCGGGACTAGTCTCCCGCGCAGACTAGGAATGCGGGCGGGCAGAAGCCGGCGCGCGGGGGAAGGGGCCCCGGGGGCCCCGCCCCAACCATTGTGCCGCGGGAGCCGGCGAGCGAGCGGCGTGGCGCAGGCCAATCAGGACGCGGGATGCAAATGAGCAGGTCCCCGGGCGGCCCCGAGCTGCTCGGACGCCCTGCGGAGGGCTCGGACTGCAGCGGAGCGCGCGCCCAGGGGTCACCGACTTGGTGAGTGGGTCGCCGGGGGCCCGTGTCGGACGCCGGGGCCAGGAGGACGGAGGGCGGGCGCAACCGGGCCCAGAGATGACTCGACACGGACGGGGCTGAGACGCCCAGGGGCTCCGAGCAGAGGACCGGCCGGACCTGTGAAGGACGTGGGGTGCGGGAAGCCGGGGACCAGCGGTCCACGGACGGACGGGGACGCCGACCCACGGAGGGCGGGGGGCACTCTCACTCCATATCCCCGCCCGGCGCAGAGAGGAATCTGCGGTTTCACCGCAGAAccgaagagagaggaggagggcagcGACCCGGCCATCGGCACCATGGCCCGCTGCCGCCACCATTCGGGCTACCTGGCGGACGATGAGGCCGGCCACCCTACCTACGTGGCCCGGGTAAGTGGGAAACCCACCGTGTTCCCCAGCAGTCCACAGCCCCCCATTTCTCGGCCCCCACGGATGTCCTCTCTGGGCCGCGTAGTGACCTGTTGCCTTCAGCACTCCTTGGCCGCCCTGCTGGGCCCTCGTCACCTCGGTCAGTCTCTTTCCCTGTGCCGCACCCACCCCCCGACCCCCAGGAGCCTGGGAGGACCCCAGAGTGAGAGCAGTCTCCTGGGGGCCTCTGACTGGAGATACAGCAGCCGCTGGGGCGCATGGGGCTCGGGGCCGCAGGTGGTCTGAGGGGCCCAGCAGTGGGGCAGGGCCGAGGGGTTTTGTGGTTGCCCAGTCATGCCCTGGGTGGGGGCCCAAGCGGGCTTTCAGACTGCCCAgccacattttgtgtgtgtgaagagtACATGTAAGGGAAGCTTCAGGGCTACCCTGAACGGATCCCCATTCTGCAAGAGCGGGACCTCAAGAGGGGACGTTGTGCCTGAAGCTGGCAGAGCCAGGGTACAGAGCCAGGGCTGCCTGGCTCCAAAACCCCATTCCTTTTACTGCCCAGTCCCCACCCAGCTCCTGGTGCCCTAGGAGGACCCCAGGAACCCCTTCCCCCCCATGTGGCATCCTTGCCCACCCTGACATGCCTGTCTGCTCAGGTGCAGCCACCTAAGAAGTCACTGTTCTCCGAAATGGGCCACGCCTCCAAGCCCGGCCACAGGCCACACCCGCCTCCCTCGCATGACCCCTCACGTAGTTCAGGCCGCCGCAGAAACCCTAAGGGCCCTCGACCCTTTACGAGCTTCCTGGATTTCCTTGTCGAGGGTCAGGTGCTGGAAAGCCTGCAGACGGTGGTGGAGGAGGCAACGGAGCGCATGGCCACCGTGAAGACCGAGGCGGGGGTGCCGCTGGTGGAAGTGCAGGACGCCGCGGAGGAGCCGAGGGGCGGGCGCCGGGCGCGGGCCCGGCCCAGCCTCAGCACCCTGCGCCGGCACCGCGCCCGGCCCGGTCTCTGCGTGGGGCGCCCCAACAATTACCCCTCCCGCTCCAGCTCCATGTCCGACTCCCGCAGCAGCTGCACGGCCGCCAACTGGCCGGGCTGCCACAGCGGGGACAGCCACCTGGGCGCCCGGGGCCAGGGCCGACTGCCGCCCGTGACAGACCAACTCCTGCTGGAGAAGAGCCTCAGACGGCTGGTGCAGCTGGAGAGCCGAGGGGTGAGGTCGGGGGCTGCGGACCCGGTGGGGGGGGCGGTGCGGGGCTGTCCCCAGCCTGGAGCCGAGCACCAGGCCTTGCCTGGCCGCCCCCGGACGTCTCTGAGGGGCCCCCTCCTCTCTGCAGAGAGGCCTGGGGCAGGCCTCCTCCCACGGGGACTCGCAGCTGTGGGACTCACTGGacagccagagcagcagccactGGACCGTGGAGCAGCCCCTGTCGTGGTTCTCAGGCCCGCTGGGCTCGAGCTGGGACACGCACGAGTCGTCAGAGCCGGGGCCCATGGAGCGCGAGCTGGGCCTCCTCAGGCGGCAGCTGAACAAGGAGATGAGATCCCTGCTGAGCCAGCCGGCGTCGTTTGAGCTGCCCGGCTACTCTGCGCTCCGCGAGCCCCATCGGACCCTGGACTTCCTGGCCGAGCACCACCTCTTCCCCGCCCTGCAGAACGTGGTCAACCGGGCCGTGGAGAAGCTCAGCGGCGCTCGCCGCCGTGACGGCGGCCCGCTCTTCCCGTCGGAATGGGAGACGGCCCGGGAGTCCGGCTCCAAGATGGCCACGCCCACGGACGGGGAGGCGCTCTACGAGTCGCCGCCCAGCACGGCCTCCAGCCCCCGGACCGAGCAAACGAAGAGCAAGTACCAGGGTCGCGGCAAGGCCCAGGAAGGGGGCACTCCCGTGCCTAGCCCTCAAGTGGCCACCAGGTTCCGGCTTGAAGTGACAGCCACGGAAGAGCCCCGGGTTTCAACATCCCTACCCAGGCACGAGGGGCTGGACCCGGACCCCAGGGTACGGAAACCTTCATTTCCCGTCTCGGAGCCCCTGAGCTCCGGCCAGCGGGCCCAGCCCTGGCAGAGCCCGCACCTCACCCCGCCCGCGCCCTGGGAGGTGGCGGAGGCGCCCTCCCGACTGACCCGCGGCGCCCCCGGGGCCCTGGTCCCACTGGCCTCGCCCCGCCCCTCGTCCTCAAACCCCTTCTCCGTGCTTTCACCCCACACCTCTGCGCTCAGGGGCTCCGCTCCATCTCGGGCCCTGCCGGAGCGGGAGGTGACCTTGTCCAGACTGGAGCCTGGGGTCTTAGGGCCAGGTCTGCAGTGCAAAGGGTCCTGTCGCCACCGCTCCTAGCCAACCCTGCTGTCACTGGCAGGGGGCCAGGACCCGGGTTTCTTGCCAGGCCCTTGTGGGTAGCACCTGAGCCGGGGTGGGGACGGGTGTGAGCTAACGTGTGGACCGGGAGTCCGGGCCTAGCCACTGCCGCATGTTGTCAAAGATGAATAAAGGCTATTTTTTATtctgggtattttattttttaaacgttTGCACGTGAGTCTCGGAGGCCCTCCCAGAATGGGGAGGGTCCTGTCCCTTGTGGACAGCGACCTGAGCCCAGAGTAGGCCCTGTGTCTGAGGTCTACCCACTGTGGTCCTGCCGTCCAGGGTGGGACTCTCCAAGCGAGTCCATCCGCTGAGAGGGCGTTCCTCAGGCGGGATATGGAGAGAGGGCGTGGTGGCCTCACCCGGGCGGCTCACCCTGCTTTCACCCCATCGGGGTTCAGGCACGCTTCCCTCCTCTGAACCCCGGCCTGGGTGAGGGTCGTGCAGGCCCCCTTTTGACTACACGGGGACTGAGGTCACTGGCCTGGCCCCGGGCCTGACCGACCGGGCTGGGCCGGCACATGGGACCCCTGCCCAGCTCTCCCATGGGCCAGCGGAGCCGACCTGACGAGGCCACACCCAGCGTGGAGCGGGCGCTGTGCCATGTGGGTGATGCGGAGAATGTtctgggtgggagggaagcagaGGGACGGCAGGGATGGGTGACCTGTCTCCCTTGCCCTCCCCCAACTCCCGCGCAGAGCCCCGACTACAAGTTCAGCAAGAAGCTGCTGCCCTCCATCCTGTCCAAGTCCAGCACCGTGTCCCAGCTCTCCGACCCCTGGCATGAGGAACTTGTCGACTACCTGAAGGATCAGGCTGTGTCCCTGCTCATCCACAAGTACAGCTTTGAGAAGAACCTCACTGACCAGCTGGGCTTCATCTCCTTCCCAGTCACCGAGGCGCTCATGGACCTCTTCCTGGGCTTCAAGAAGGTGGAGGGCTCACGCATCCGCCTGTCCTCCACAGTCGACTGGCACTGCTTTCTGCGCAGGCTGGAGGAGGGCAAGTCCAGCCGGCGCTCATCCCGGCTGGCGTTCCGGGCCCCCTCCCGACTGACCTCCCAGCACAGCACCCCCCGGAAAGGCTCGGGGAACCCCGCCACGCCCTCCGAGGCCTCCGTCAGGGGCCGCAGGATCCAGGACAAGCCCACAGGGTCCTCCCGCCTTGACAGGAGACCCCAGGGCTCCCGGCCACACCGCCCGCAGGAGCGCTCCAGGCCCCTGAAGGCCAAGCGATTCCTGTCCCCCACCAACGCCGGTGTGGCCTCCCATCCATCCGAGCAGAGAGTGGATATGGAGGACCAGCAGAGCATTGAGGAGGAAgacaaagaggaggaggaggaggagcaggaggaggaggaggaggaggaagacttcTTTGGAGATGAGGGCCAGCCCCAGAGCTCCCAGGAGCCTCCAGGGGAGGCTACAATCAGCTCCCCCATGGCAGGCTCCAGGGCAGGCCCCAGTGACCCCCCGTGAGGCCCCATGCGGCCTCACCAGGCACTCCATGGCCCACTCTTCCTGCCCCCGCTGGCCACTGCTGTCCCACCTGCCCTGCCCGAGTAGAGGCCAGAATGGCTGGTACCCATGAGGAGCTCCGCTGAGCCTCTCGTGGGAGCCAACAGGAGAAATAAAGCTTGTGTTGACAGAGCAGTTTGCCTGTCAGAGATCTCAGCCATCCTTCCACAcacgcgccccccacccccacaggagACCCTCCGTTGGGCCAAGCCCGGCCTCCCTGCAGCTGCCAGTGCCCTGAACCCTGTGACCTCCTTGGCTCCTCTCCTGGCTCTTCTCCACTCCAGTCTGAATCTTCCTGGCTCTTCAAGcctcttgagaaagaacaaaagtgaaagtcgttcagtcctgtctgactctttgcgaccccatgaactatacagtccatggaatgctccaggccagaatactggagtgggcagctgttcccttctccaggggatcttcccaatccagggattaaacctgggtctcctacattgcaggcagattctttaccagctgagccaccagggaagcctcttaggACTCATTGTCTCCACCTCGCACGGCCCCTGGGGTTATTGCTTCCCCTTCCAGAGAGGGGCGGCTCTGCCAGGACACACCGACCCTCTGCTGGTCGGTCAGGCTGGACTGGCTGCCCCTTCCGTAGTGGCCCTGTGCAGGACAGGacggttctctctctctctctctctaagggTCTGTGGACTCAAATGGTGCCATGGATGGAGGGTCTCATGTCCAAGGCCCTCCCAGAGCTTCCGGCCATCCTGTTTCCCCAGCtcaccaccctcctcccctctgccttcCTAGGGCAGCCTGTTTGCTCCTGTTCGGGCATCATCACCT includes:
- the YDJC gene encoding carbohydrate deacetylase — its product is MARPRVRLVVTADDFGYCPRRDEGIVEAFLAGAVTSVSLLVNGSAAGSAAELARRHRIPTGLHANLSEGRPVGPARHGASSLIGSEGFFLGKMGFRRAVAAGEVILSQVREELEAQLSRFRELLGRDPTHVDGHQHVHVLPGVCWVFAEALQACGVRFTRLPLERGVDGCAWLEAPARDFAGALEQDASAAIGPFVHHGLRWTDVFVGLSTCGRHLSAHRVTEALTRALDGTPAGQAVTAELMVHPGYPSVPPVGGCGEGPDAFSCSSDRLHELRVLTAPVLRAQLARDGVQLCTLEELDCKRPGEGSTSKATQETFLEPSPP
- the CCDC116 gene encoding coiled-coil domain-containing protein 116 isoform X2, with the protein product MARCRHHSGYLADDEAGHPTYVARVLESLQTVVEEATERMATVKTEAGVPLVEVQDAAEEPRGGRRARARPSLSTLRRHRARPGLCVGRPNNYPSRSSSMSDSRSSCTAANWPGCHSGDSHLGARGQGRLPPVTDQLLLEKSLRRLVQLESRGRGLGQASSHGDSQLWDSLDSQSSSHWTVEQPLSWFSGPLGSSWDTHESSEPGPMERELGLLRRQLNKEMRSLLSQPASFELPGYSALREPHRTLDFLAEHHLFPALQNVVNRAVEKLSGARRRDGGPLFPSEWETARESGSKMATPTDGEALYESPPSTASSPRTEQTKSKYQGRGKAQEGGTPVPSPQVATRFRLEVTATEEPRVSTSLPRHEGLDPDPRSPDYKFSKKLLPSILSKSSTVSQLSDPWHEELVDYLKDQAVSLLIHKYSFEKNLTDQLGFISFPVTEALMDLFLGFKKVEGSRIRLSSTVDWHCFLRRLEEGKSSRRSSRLAFRAPSRLTSQHSTPRKGSGNPATPSEASVRGRRIQDKPTGSSRLDRRPQGSRPHRPQERSRPLKAKRFLSPTNAGVASHPSEQRVDMEDQQSIEEEDKEEEEEEQEEEEEEEDFFGDEGQPQSSQEPPGEATISSPMAGSRAGPSDPP
- the CCDC116 gene encoding coiled-coil domain-containing protein 116 isoform X1; the encoded protein is MARCRHHSGYLADDEAGHPTYVARVQPPKKSLFSEMGHASKPGHRPHPPPSHDPSRSSGRRRNPKGPRPFTSFLDFLVEGQVLESLQTVVEEATERMATVKTEAGVPLVEVQDAAEEPRGGRRARARPSLSTLRRHRARPGLCVGRPNNYPSRSSSMSDSRSSCTAANWPGCHSGDSHLGARGQGRLPPVTDQLLLEKSLRRLVQLESRGRGLGQASSHGDSQLWDSLDSQSSSHWTVEQPLSWFSGPLGSSWDTHESSEPGPMERELGLLRRQLNKEMRSLLSQPASFELPGYSALREPHRTLDFLAEHHLFPALQNVVNRAVEKLSGARRRDGGPLFPSEWETARESGSKMATPTDGEALYESPPSTASSPRTEQTKSKYQGRGKAQEGGTPVPSPQVATRFRLEVTATEEPRVSTSLPRHEGLDPDPRSPDYKFSKKLLPSILSKSSTVSQLSDPWHEELVDYLKDQAVSLLIHKYSFEKNLTDQLGFISFPVTEALMDLFLGFKKVEGSRIRLSSTVDWHCFLRRLEEGKSSRRSSRLAFRAPSRLTSQHSTPRKGSGNPATPSEASVRGRRIQDKPTGSSRLDRRPQGSRPHRPQERSRPLKAKRFLSPTNAGVASHPSEQRVDMEDQQSIEEEDKEEEEEEQEEEEEEEDFFGDEGQPQSSQEPPGEATISSPMAGSRAGPSDPP